The Salinibaculum sp. SYNS191 genome has a window encoding:
- a CDS encoding ABC transporter ATP-binding protein: MSSDGQDSQPLFEADGITKEFPRSTSVVDTILRRSKEPLRAVDDVSISLAENEITGVIGESGCGKTTLLKMMGNLMAPTKGTIRYEGQDIGEMTKAERMNFRSNVQFIFQDPFNSLNPRMTVRETLTEVLEIHDFDNHDERIHDVLERVELNPPERFVDQRPPALSGGEKQRVSIARALIVEPSVLLADEPVSMLDVSTQASILKLLSNLSTDLGVSIMYISHDISTVSYLCEDINVMYLGRLVERGPTEEIINDPKHPYTNALIQAVPIPDPHNARERTKLEGATPEPVGLGEGCRFRDRCPSIIPPDDIDISQEGFREIMTLRQQISKQAVNLDHVELTLENAGVSESDESHDSVGHTLYTDRFETELPDRHRQQVETALAHVANEDWNSASEALADYKSVCEQTPRSVETGEHRESACHLYDEQRAGVAGGSGEGLHSETSATASGESQ, encoded by the coding sequence ATGAGTTCCGACGGACAAGACAGCCAGCCGCTGTTTGAGGCCGACGGTATCACGAAGGAGTTCCCCCGGTCAACGAGCGTCGTCGACACCATTCTTCGCCGGTCGAAAGAGCCGCTCCGGGCGGTGGACGACGTCTCTATTTCGCTCGCCGAGAACGAAATCACCGGTGTCATCGGTGAGAGTGGCTGTGGGAAGACGACGCTGTTGAAGATGATGGGGAATCTGATGGCCCCCACGAAGGGAACGATACGTTACGAGGGCCAAGACATCGGGGAGATGACCAAGGCTGAACGGATGAACTTCCGGAGCAACGTCCAGTTCATCTTTCAGGACCCGTTCAACTCACTGAACCCCCGGATGACGGTCCGGGAGACGCTCACCGAAGTCTTGGAGATTCACGACTTCGACAACCACGACGAGCGTATCCACGACGTCCTCGAACGAGTGGAGTTGAACCCACCCGAGCGCTTCGTCGACCAGCGACCACCGGCACTCAGTGGTGGCGAGAAACAGCGGGTCTCGATTGCGCGAGCGCTCATCGTCGAACCGTCCGTGTTGCTCGCGGACGAGCCAGTTTCGATGCTGGACGTCTCGACGCAGGCGTCGATTCTGAAACTACTCTCGAACCTCTCGACGGATCTGGGCGTCTCGATAATGTACATCTCCCACGACATCTCGACGGTCTCGTATCTCTGTGAGGACATCAACGTGATGTACCTCGGTCGCTTGGTGGAGCGTGGGCCGACCGAGGAGATAATCAACGACCCGAAACACCCGTACACGAACGCGCTCATTCAGGCCGTTCCGATTCCCGACCCACACAACGCCCGTGAACGAACGAAACTGGAGGGGGCAACGCCGGAACCGGTCGGACTCGGTGAGGGCTGCCGGTTCAGGGACCGGTGTCCGTCGATTATCCCCCCCGACGACATAGACATCTCCCAAGAAGGATTCCGTGAGATAATGACATTACGGCAGCAGATATCGAAGCAAGCGGTGAATCTCGACCATGTCGAGCTGACACTCGAGAATGCCGGTGTTTCCGAGAGTGACGAGAGCCACGACAGCGTCGGTCACACGCTCTATACCGATAGGTTCGAGACGGAGTTACCCGACCGCCATCGACAGCAGGTCGAGACGGCTCTCGCACACGTCGCCAACGAAGATTGGAACAGTGCTAGCGAGGCTCTTGCGGACTACAAGAGTGTCTGCGAACAGACGCCGCGGAGCGTCGAAACTGGTGAGCACCGGGAGAGTGCGTGCCATCTGTACGACGAACAGCGTGCGGGCGTCGCCGGCGGGTCAGGCGAGGGACTGCACAGCGAGACGAGCGCCACTGCGTCGGGTGAGAGCCAATGA
- a CDS encoding ABC transporter ATP-binding protein produces MSEPLLQFDDTTIQYQTPSGKLTAVSDASFEINRGEYFGLVGESGCGKTTLSSAVIGGLDKNGDVVDGRILYKGEDISNYSEKEYNENIRWKEISYIPQSSMNSLDPLERVDKQVVEIAQTHTDLSKEEALDKFEEMLEIVGISASRVTDYPHQFSGGMQQRVIIALALYLEPNLLIADEPTTALDVIMQDQIFKYLDNIKAETDTSLLLITHDISVVFESSDKMAIMHGGQVAETGTVSDIYDDPKHPYSIMLQKAFPDHRRPDAELETIEGVPPQIFGDVDRCTYADRCPLATQECRDEAPPLEIVGSDDHRASCFHTDRADELRESEVIHQ; encoded by the coding sequence ATGAGTGAACCACTACTCCAATTCGACGATACCACGATACAGTACCAGACGCCCTCGGGCAAATTGACGGCTGTCTCGGACGCCTCCTTCGAGATTAACCGCGGCGAATACTTCGGTCTCGTCGGCGAATCCGGTTGTGGAAAGACGACTCTTTCCAGTGCCGTCATCGGTGGCTTAGACAAGAACGGCGACGTTGTCGACGGTCGCATTCTCTACAAGGGAGAGGACATCTCGAATTATTCGGAAAAGGAGTACAACGAGAACATCCGCTGGAAGGAAATCTCCTACATCCCGCAGAGTTCGATGAACAGTTTGGACCCGCTCGAACGGGTCGACAAGCAGGTTGTCGAAATCGCCCAGACACACACCGACCTGAGCAAGGAGGAAGCACTCGACAAGTTCGAGGAGATGCTGGAAATCGTCGGTATCTCCGCGAGTCGCGTGACGGACTACCCCCATCAATTCTCCGGCGGGATGCAACAGCGCGTCATCATCGCGCTTGCGCTCTACTTAGAGCCGAATCTCCTCATCGCAGACGAGCCGACGACGGCGCTTGACGTGATTATGCAGGACCAGATTTTCAAGTATCTCGACAACATCAAAGCGGAGACGGACACGAGCCTGCTCTTGATTACCCACGACATCAGTGTCGTCTTCGAATCCAGCGACAAGATGGCGATTATGCACGGCGGGCAGGTCGCTGAAACCGGCACCGTTTCCGACATCTACGACGACCCGAAACACCCCTACTCGATTATGCTCCAGAAAGCCTTTCCGGACCACCGACGACCGGATGCGGAACTCGAAACGATCGAAGGGGTACCCCCGCAGATCTTCGGTGATGTCGATAGATGCACCTACGCCGACCGCTGTCCACTCGCCACGCAGGAGTGCCGTGACGAGGCACCGCCGCTGGAGATAGTCGGTTCGGACGACCACCGCGCGTCGTGTTTCCACACCGACCGTGCGGACGAGTTGCGGGAGTCGGAAGTGATCCACCAATGA
- a CDS encoding NAD(P)-dependent oxidoreductase: MTSVGFIGLGNLGGAMAEKLVEHGHDPLVFDIDDDALDTLVAAGATAADSAADLAARSDVVMLCLPSHTIVEQIVLGENGIADALSPGDILVDTTTSEPETTQRIQERLDEDGIDFLGAPVSGGRPGARQQALTVMVGGDGDLLETVRPLLDAFAGNIYHVGDQPHHGHAMKLINNYLSYVNMIATTEATLAGEALGLDLETMLAVINDSSGRNSWSEEKFPEEVVTGEFDRGSSLNIAEKDVELGRAVVSKHGPDLELADVVLAAIRQSKDELGGETDLTRVYEFYK, encoded by the coding sequence ATGACGAGCGTCGGGTTCATCGGTCTCGGCAACCTCGGCGGGGCGATGGCAGAGAAACTCGTCGAACACGGCCACGACCCGCTCGTCTTCGACATCGACGACGACGCCCTCGATACGCTCGTCGCGGCCGGAGCGACAGCCGCAGACTCGGCGGCTGACCTCGCTGCACGCTCGGATGTCGTCATGCTCTGTCTCCCCTCCCACACCATCGTCGAGCAGATCGTCCTCGGAGAGAATGGCATTGCAGACGCGCTGTCACCGGGCGACATCCTCGTAGATACGACCACCTCCGAACCCGAAACCACCCAGCGGATTCAGGAGCGACTGGACGAGGACGGCATCGACTTCCTCGGTGCCCCGGTCAGCGGCGGCCGACCCGGTGCCCGACAGCAAGCGCTCACTGTGATGGTCGGCGGCGACGGTGACCTGCTTGAGACAGTTCGGCCACTACTGGACGCCTTCGCTGGGAACATCTACCACGTGGGCGACCAACCGCATCACGGCCATGCGATGAAGCTCATCAACAACTACCTCAGCTACGTGAACATGATTGCGACCACGGAAGCGACACTCGCTGGGGAGGCGCTGGGGTTAGACCTCGAAACGATGCTGGCCGTCATCAACGATTCGAGCGGTCGGAACAGTTGGTCCGAGGAGAAGTTCCCCGAAGAGGTAGTCACCGGCGAGTTCGACCGCGGTTCCTCGCTGAACATTGCCGAGAAAGACGTCGAACTCGGCCGGGCAGTCGTCAGCAAACACGGCCCGGACCTCGAACTCGCTGATGTCGTCCTCGCGGCGATTCGCCAGTCGAAGGACGAGCTCGGCGGCGAGACCGATCTCACCCGCGTCTACGAATTCTACAAATAG
- a CDS encoding ABC transporter permease — protein sequence MSKLRYIAGRLVRSVILLFLVLTFLFFFFRLLPGDYTDLLIYSGATEEEVAVLEAKWGLDQPIYIQYVDYITNFLTLDAGTSFRFRVPVVDYAAPRIFNSFVLIAPGITFAYILGIIFGTGLGRARGSKAEKYGIIPILMTGTFPSFFTSILLVVIFAGILGWFPTSGMLTAGSAAAGLDRYLSTDFLWHYILPFTAVVLRYLFLPTLMMRTNVIEVSGQDFTYYHRLTGLSRLKRARHIAKHSILPIVTMYPLSLTRAIGGLVLIETVFNWPGIGNALVQGVLARDFPLVQFIFFLIAVFIVFSNLIVDLVYGVIDPRVSLEGDEG from the coding sequence ATGAGCAAACTCCGATACATCGCTGGCCGACTCGTTCGCTCGGTTATTCTCCTGTTTTTAGTCCTGACGTTCCTGTTTTTCTTCTTCCGGTTGCTCCCCGGTGACTACACCGACCTGCTGATATACAGCGGGGCGACGGAGGAGGAAGTCGCAGTGTTGGAAGCGAAGTGGGGGCTCGACCAACCGATTTACATCCAGTACGTCGACTACATCACGAACTTCCTGACGCTCGACGCCGGAACCTCGTTCCGGTTCAGGGTGCCGGTCGTCGATTACGCAGCGCCGCGTATCTTCAACTCCTTCGTCCTCATCGCGCCGGGGATTACCTTCGCGTACATCCTCGGTATCATCTTCGGGACTGGCCTCGGTCGCGCACGCGGCAGCAAAGCCGAGAAGTACGGCATCATCCCAATCCTGATGACGGGGACGTTCCCCTCGTTTTTCACCTCGATACTGCTCGTGGTCATCTTCGCAGGCATTCTCGGGTGGTTCCCCACGTCGGGGATGCTCACTGCGGGGTCGGCCGCTGCTGGCCTTGACAGATACCTCTCGACGGATTTCCTCTGGCACTACATCCTGCCGTTTACCGCCGTCGTGTTACGGTATCTGTTCCTACCGACGCTGATGATGCGGACGAACGTCATCGAGGTGTCCGGGCAGGACTTCACCTACTACCACCGACTGACGGGTCTCAGTCGGCTGAAGCGCGCCCGCCACATCGCCAAGCACTCGATTCTGCCGATTGTGACGATGTATCCCCTCTCGCTCACCCGGGCTATCGGTGGGCTGGTGCTCATCGAGACGGTGTTCAACTGGCCCGGCATCGGGAACGCGCTCGTGCAGGGCGTCCTCGCGCGTGACTTCCCGCTCGTCCAGTTCATCTTCTTCCTGATAGCCGTCTTCATCGTCTTCTCGAATCTCATCGTCGACCTCGTCTACGGGGTCATCGACCCGCGCGTCTCGCTAGAGGGTGACGAGGGGTAG
- a CDS encoding cupin domain-containing protein, translating into MVRHYDPEQIPAVYSVFDDIPERKVRKGVYQKMFRGLNMTMSWVRIEPDMETRPHSHPWEQVVFVVEGTADFHIDGEQISVEEGDVFFIPPNVEHYEEPNSDEPCILMDIWQMREGFLDLTDYQTEFDVDESI; encoded by the coding sequence ATGGTACGTCATTACGACCCGGAGCAGATACCGGCAGTGTACAGCGTCTTCGACGACATCCCGGAACGGAAGGTCAGAAAGGGCGTCTATCAGAAGATGTTCCGCGGCCTCAACATGACGATGAGTTGGGTCCGCATCGAACCCGACATGGAGACGCGACCACACTCCCACCCGTGGGAACAGGTCGTCTTCGTCGTCGAGGGCACAGCGGATTTCCACATCGACGGCGAACAAATCTCCGTCGAGGAGGGCGACGTATTCTTCATCCCGCCGAACGTCGAACACTACGAGGAACCGAACTCCGACGAACCCTGTATTCTGATGGACATCTGGCAGATGCGCGAGGGCTTTCTCGACCTCACGGACTACCAGACGGAGTTCGATGTCGATGAGTCGATTTGA